The nucleotide sequence CGAGTGCGGCGGATCGCCCACCACCCGGTCGCGGTCGCGATCGTGCCCGCCACCACCCCGGCGACCCCGCCGACCAGCACCGCTGTCGAGACGCCGCCCACCGCCGCCGCGATGTGCGGTAGTGCGCGGTGCCCCGCGCGGACGGGCTTCGGGCCGTCGGTCAGCCGCGTGAATCGGCGCCTGATGGCTTCGTCCGGCCAGCTCAGCAATGCCCCGGCGAAGAGCAGGAGCGCGATCGCGGTCACCGGATCCGCACCCGTCCGCTCAGGGCCCGGCACCAGGCCGTGCCCGCCCAGAGCAGGACGCACCCGGCGACCAGCAGCACCTGGCCTGGCGTGCTGCCGGTCAGCACGGACAGTGGGGCCGCGCCCATGGCCTGGCCGAGCAGCACGCAGAGAACCGGCAGTCCGGTGAGCACCGCCGCACTCGCCCGCGGCCCGGCCAGCTTGGCGCGCATCCGGCGCCCGAACGCCAGACCGGCTTCGGCGTCGCGGCGGGCCGCGTCGAGGACGTCGGCCATCGGGAGGCCGTGACGTTTGGCCAGCGTCCAGGCCGCGGCCAGCCGAGGTAGGGCCGGTGCGGGCACCTCGGTGTCGAGCCGGGCCGCCGTCGCCAGGGCGCGGAGGTCGCCCGCCACGGCCGGGACCACTTCGGCGGCGGCTTCCGCGGCCGTGACCGGGTGGGCGCCGGATCGGAGCTCGGCCACCATCGTCCGCAGTGCGGTTGCGGTGTGTGCGGCCATCGTCAGGTCCGCCGTGGCTCGGCGGTGAGCTCGCCACTCCTGGCTCCACGCCAGTGTCAGCACGCCGGCGGCGATCGCGCCTCCCACTCCCGCGAGCAATCCGGCGAGGGCGGCCGGGAGCAGCCAGCGGACGGCGCGCCACACCTGGGGAACCCGGACGGTGGCCGGTGGCTCGATCATGACCTGGAGCCGGTTCGGCGCCGCCGGCCAGCACGCCAGGGCCGCTCCCACGCACAGCGGGAACCACGGGGTGATCATCGCCTTCTCCTTCGATTGCACGGGAAAGCGTTCAGCACGCGATCGCCCCCGACGTCGGAAACAGGTGCCGGTCGACCGTCCACCGGCCCGCGCGCCACACCGGCACCACCCGGGCCCGGCCGCGTTCGGCGCGAAGCACGCCGACCTCGGCGAGGCGGCGGCGGCCGTCCGCTTCGCGCCGCATGTGCAGCACCACGCGGATCGCGGCGACGAGCTGGCTGTGCACGGCGTCGCGGCCGAGGCCACCGAGCGCGGCCAGTGCCTCGATGCGGGCGGGCACCTCGGCCGGGGAGTTGGCGTGGACGGTGCAGGCGCCGCCGTCGTGACCGGTGTTGAGCGCGGTGAGCAGCGCGCCGACCTCGGCGCCGCGAACCTCGCCGACCACCAGCCGGTCGGGACGCATGCGCAGCGCCTGGCGGACGAGCTCGGGCAGGCCGACCGCGCCCGCACCCTCCACATTGGGCGGACGGGCGACGAGGCCGACGAACTGCGGGTGGGCGGGCTGCAGCTCGCCGGCGTCCTCGACGCAGACGATCCGTTCGCCCGGGTCGACGGCGCCGAGCAGCGCGGCCAGGAGTGTGGTCTTGCCCGCGCCCGTGCCGCCGGTGACGAGGAACGCCATCCGCCTCGAGACGACGGTGCGGAGGAGCCTGGCGCCGGCCTCGTCGAACGCGCCGAGTTCGCCGAGCGTGGTGAGGTCGTGCGTCGCCGGGCGCAGGACGCGCAGGGACAGGCAGGTGCCGCCGGCCGCGATCGGCGGGAGGACGGCGTGCACGCGGATACGGCCGTGGGGGCCGGCGCCGGGGAGCCAGCCGTCGACGTAGGGCTGGGCGTCGTCGAGGCGGCGTCCGGCCGCGAGGGCGAGGCGCTGGGCCAGGCGGCGGACGGATTCTTCGTCCTTGAAGCGGATGCCGCTGCGGATCAGGCCTTGCGGGCCGTCCGTCCAGACTTCGTGCGG is from Amycolatopsis mediterranei and encodes:
- a CDS encoding type II secretion system F family protein is translated as MITPWFPLCVGAALACWPAAPNRLQVMIEPPATVRVPQVWRAVRWLLPAALAGLLAGVGGAIAAGVLTLAWSQEWRAHRRATADLTMAAHTATALRTMVAELRSGAHPVTAAEAAAEVVPAVAGDLRALATAARLDTEVPAPALPRLAAAWTLAKRHGLPMADVLDAARRDAEAGLAFGRRMRAKLAGPRASAAVLTGLPVLCVLLGQAMGAAPLSVLTGSTPGQVLLVAGCVLLWAGTAWCRALSGRVRIR
- a CDS encoding TadA family conjugal transfer-associated ATPase — translated: MTTDFVDRVRNRLAGDRRQADPVAVATAVRAEAGGVLGHDAVLDAARQARDEFIGAGPLAPLLDDPATTDVLVTGPHEVWTDGPQGLIRSGIRFKDEESVRRLAQRLALAAGRRLDDAQPYVDGWLPGAGPHGRIRVHAVLPPIAAGGTCLSLRVLRPATHDLTTLGELGAFDEAGARLLRTVVSRRMAFLVTGGTGAGKTTLLAALLGAVDPGERIVCVEDAGELQPAHPQFVGLVARPPNVEGAGAVGLPELVRQALRMRPDRLVVGEVRGAEVGALLTALNTGHDGGACTVHANSPAEVPARIEALAALGGLGRDAVHSQLVAAIRVVLHMRREADGRRRLAEVGVLRAERGRARVVPVWRAGRWTVDRHLFPTSGAIAC